DNA sequence from the Pseudorca crassidens isolate mPseCra1 chromosome 6, mPseCra1.hap1, whole genome shotgun sequence genome:
CCCTGCAAATTCTGAGGAGAAGACAGTGCCTCTGGCTGGGAGAAGAAGAGAAGACTCCATAGAGGAGGCAGCATTTGATCCAGGGCTTGTGGGCATTTACCAGAATGTTCTGGGGGTGGGCAATACATATCACTGGAAGCAAGGCATAGGCTCTGGAGACAGAACTCAAGTTTGAATCATGCCTTCATGACTGGTTCTCAGCACCTGCATCCTGCATCACACTAGCTGTTCTCTCTGTCCCCAGATCTCCCTGTGGCTGACTCTTCATTCAGTCTTACTTGAAATATcgcctctaccaggaagccttcTTAGGTAGCTCCCTGCTCCACACTCTATATCGTTATCCTGTTTTGCTTTTCATAGCAGGTATTACTTCCCAAAATTATCTCACTAATTCATATGTtcatttacttacatttttattatctgtcttccTGTCACTAAACGGTAAGTCCCATGGAGAAGAAATTTTGTCTCTCTTGCTCACAACAATACCCCGAACCCCCAGCTCAGTACCCAGTACAGTAGGCACATAGCAGGCCCTTGATAAATAGTGCATTTTCCCTGATGCCATAGGAATTGGTCTTTGATGGAGAGGTtggtaaagaagaaggaaaacccaAGGTGACTCAAGGCTCCCATCCTGCTTCCCAATCCTGAATTCCCAGAATTGGAACCGTTCCTAGCAATGGGGATTCAGGAGTAGGAACCCCTGGAGAGGGCTAAGAAGATGAATTCAGGACTGTGCATACTGAATGTGAGGCCCAAAGGCAACAGAGGCGTGGGATGTCTAGCAGGCTGTGAGAAATGCATGGGACTGACCCGAAGAATGAGGTTGACTCAACCCAGCACTCACTGGTCCAGCAAATGCTTATCAACCTCAACAATGTATCAGGTACTATGTCGGGTGCCGAGGATATAAGGTTAAGTGAAACATCTCTGCCTTTCAGAAACTCAGAGATGGCAATTTGGGACATGTTTTCATGGAGTTGCCAGTGGCCGCCAGGTATAGCTAAAGCTGCCAAAAGGGGCTATAGAGAGACAGcaaaggagaggggctggggcagaACCTTGGTGAATGCCCATTTCCATTGTGCCAGGTAAAGAGCATGtgacagagacagaaggaaagtTGTCAGAGCAGTGGCAGGAAACCGCGGGTATTATAATGCCAAAGGCAGCACACGGACATCCAGTAAATGTAAGTGATTGATACTAAATAAAGGAAGGAACGAATAAAAGGCCTCCCTGCCTACACTGatgctgttccctctccccaGAATGTCTTTCACCCTGATTATTCACCTAACATCTATTTGGCATCTCTAGAAGCTTCCCCTGATCCTCCAAATCTGGGTGAGGTGCTAGTTCTATATGTTCCCATAACACGTATGCTTTACAATGTATATTTACCATAGGGAATGATCTTCCCCATATACTTGTCTGTCTTTCCAGATTGTGTGCAacttgaggacagggactgtgtctttTGTTAAATTCTGTATCTTACTTTCCAGTTACGTGCCAGTGCTCAATACAGGtgtgctggatggatggatggatggatgaatggacgcATGGATGGAGGCatgggtgggtggatagatggatgaacaGGTAGgtggatagatgaatgaatgcatagGTAGGTGAATGGAACAACTCAAAACTCTCACCTTGGGACCAAGTCCTTCAGATGATTATACAGAGATTGGATATACCAGCTACCTTCCTCCACGTGCCGAAAGGACACGTAGCCGGGGACAGTGGCCAGGCCAAGAAGGAAATCCGCCTCAACGGGAACACTGTCTTGAAGGGAAGGGGGCACGTGCTCAGGATTTACTGCATCTGCTTCAATGGATACGGAAGGTTGTATTTCTTCACCTTGACAGGCCTGGATGAAAAAGAGTTTGGGTTTGTGAGCCAGAGCAGGACACTGCTGAGCCGTGAAGTGAGACATGATCTGCCGGATGGGAATGAGGTTCCCATCAGAAGAGTAGACAGCTCCAAATTTCCCATGGGTCAGAACACAGAACACAAAGCAGTCTCCATCAGCATGGCCTGGATGAGTCTGAAAATACTGCAGAACCTGCTCTAGGTGGTCTTTAGTCACATTGACATAAATATGCACGCTGAACCCAAGCCACTGAAACACGCGCCTCAGGCACTCtgtgaaaaaggagagaaaggggaaataGTGAAATggagggaaataaaacaaaacggaTGCTAGTAGTTATAAAAATCTGCATAGCAAACAGGCTGAAGCTTTGGATGTTTTTTCTACTTTcaacaataaaattttacaattcaccTGACTTTTTATAGTAGCCACAGTGCTATCACAACGATCCTGTGAGTCAGCAGAGGGCAGAATTTtatcctatttcacagatgaggaagctgaggtcccAAGAATCTCCCACATGATCACAAACCTGGTTAGTGGTGGAGGCACAACTCTAACCCAGGTTGTCTCATCTGACCCAGGTGCTCTCTCCCAACCAGAGTCGTAAATGGTCAGGGACTCTGGTCACTCTTTAAGCAGGTCAGTGACCCCAGGAGCTATGGTGTGAAAGTCTGTGTTCCCCCTCAACCCCCAAGGTGAAGGTATTAGgaagtggagcctttgggaggtgcttaggtcatcaGGGTGGAACCCGTTAAGAAGACCCCAAAGAGCAATCTTGCCCTGGCCGCTGAATAAGGTTACagagagaagacggccatctgggaagtgggctctcaccggATACCGAAATGCCagagccttgatcttggacttcccagtctccagaactgtgagaaataaatgtttgctgtttaaaaGGCATCTAACGGTATTAGATGCCATCGGATGGACTAAGACACCAGGAATATACAGGAAGCTTAGAAACATTTCTGATATCATCCTTATATTTACATGGAAGATAAAAACTACAGAAAGAGGGCTTctctggcagcgcagtggttaagagtccgcctgccgatgcaggagacacgggtttgtgccccggtctgggaagatcccacatgccgcggagcggctgggcccgtgagccatggccgctgagcctgcgcatccggagcctgtgctccgcagcgggacaggccacaacagtgagaggcccgcgtacagcaaaaaaaaaaaaaaaaacccaaacgaaaaaaaactacagaaagaaaatgtgaaaataaaaagtgattttaAGATTTCTAACTTGCATTTCATGCACTTCCAGACTTTCTTACCAGCATCTTTATTGGTCCCTGGTCTTTCTGACAGTGAGGTAAAACTGTGATTATTGACAACAACACAATACCCTCTGTGTTTCCGATCCATCCTGTACACAGCTGTCTCCTTGAAAGAAGAAGAGATAGGAACCACTTATTAGGGAATGCTCATTTTAAGGGTTTAATGTTTCTAACCAACCACTCCGTTTATCAGTACCAAAGGCAGAGAGTTCTCAAGACCCTGGTCCTGATCTGGAATTAACAATTAATTCCAAGGTAGAATGCCAGGTCCTCATTAAAATTCAAACTTCACCTGTCTTGCCTTCAGAATGTGAATTCGCAgtgttaaataataaaatatgtatttttaactttgGCAAACCCAGGGTTTATGCAAAAGCATCTTTCTTGTTGGATTAGCAAAGTGAAGAAAGTATAGGTAAGGATCTAACGAGataacaaaaatatcaaatggtaatttgtttattaaaatggTAGGATTCTGGAGTGATCTGATTCCTCCAAAAACTGAGAAATCTCTTTTGTAGAGATCAcagtgtgaattttaaaatatgtgcaatTGTTTTTGAAGATTACTGTAAATAGCATTTGATTACAAATTAGCTGAGTTGGCTTCAGCAGGGCCTCTCTGTGGCTATAATGATCTCCTGAAAACATAGTACAGCTTTGATCCAAGCAGAAAAGAAGTGGCTTCAGTCGATGAAAAAGAAATTCCCCTCTCTGCATATTTCAAAGGATATGCATGACTGAAAGGGCGATAACATCACCTCCATAGGCAAAGGTCAACACACTGCTGATTATTACAGAAAAAGGCGAAAAGAACAGAGACAAtcacacagagacaggaagaagaACCAAGATAGAAACAAAAATCTGAGCCCACAGAGTCCTTAAGGGCTGGACCCTAGTTGGAGAAGACCTGAGGAAACAGCGCAAACCTTTGTGCTGGTTTCAGAAGTTAGAGTGTCAACAGATGCTCCCAACATCTCCACGGAGACCGGGGTTGCTCTGTCACCTAGAAAGACAAGTACTCAGACTCTTCACATTATCTTTCCCCAAACACTTAGATTTCCTTACAGAGGATGGGTTGGAATCAGCTCAAGTGTTTCTGGTTAAAAGTTTGATTGGGTTGAGTCAACATTTATCTGTCACTGGGTAGAGAGAGgctgggcagacaccaaaaagaaagagcggggtggtggggggcggggggggaaggCCCAGCGACCCAATTTGGGCAGAGCAAAAATCACCACAGCCCTGGGATCAATTTAGTCACGGCTTTGGCATTGGCTGCGGACTGCACTGCTTTGAAGTGCACCTGCAAACTCTCTGGTTCCTCCGGATAAGAATCCTTCATAGAGAGAGGAAGCCAAAGATGAGTTGTCAGATGACAGTGAAGGGAAAATGTGACTTGAAGCTTTTCTTCTCCCACACACGCCTGGCAAGTTTTCAGTAGAATCCGGAAGCTCTGCCCTTGTCTGTGAGGCCTGAGTTAGCTATTAACACGGTTAAGGGTCAGTCCTGGGCACTCAGCTCAGGCTGAGTAAGTCCAGGATCCTCCAGACCAGAGAACCTACCAAATGGGACCCCCGCTGCAGTCCTCCCGCGCACCTGTAAATTCTCCCTCCACGCGGGAGAAGGTAACTCTCCAGCAAAGACAGGTCTCAACTTTGAAACGGCAGAACTGCAGCACTGAAGGAAACCTGCTTGTTTTTCAGAAGTGAAACCACTGCCTGAGCTCTTGTAGCTGCAAGGGGTTAGAGCCAGGTCCTCAGAGGGTGTGCTCTGGAGTCAGACCGCcagtttcaaatcccagctgcaCTCCATTCTAGCTGCGTGACCTTCAGCAAAGCACCAGACCtcttgggtctcagtttcctcatcattaAACGGGAATAACAGTGGTACCTATCTCCAGGTGACTGGATTATTAAAGGAGATAAGTCCTAGGAAGGTCTTAggacagtggctggcacatgACAAGAGCTCAGTAACAATAATTCGCATCCACATCATATCATGCAGCCTCCCAGATAGGCAGAGAGACAAAAGTCCCTAGGAAAGTGGGGTGTATTGGACTCTGAAGTTtaaatttccaggaaaaaaagaaatgaagaatggaCACATCACAGAGAGAACACCAGAACCCTGATTGTTTGTAAGCAGTTTAGCCCAGTGGTTTTTCAAGGTCATGGTTTCTGGGCAAGGATTCAGAGCATTAAACACACTGTTGCCAAGTCCCTCCCTCTGACCGCCTCTTTCCCTCTGAAAAATACAAGCAGCATCTGGAGCCATACTATTCTACAGAGTCTACATTCTGCTCCTGCCGCTGCAGCTGTTGGCCTGAGGGTTTCTGCCCGCCAAGGGCTCCGTCCCTCCCCACAGAGGGTGACCTCATTCTGAAGGGTGGAGGGAGACCAGCTCTGCATTCCCCAGATGCTGGTAGGCTAGGCTTTCCAAGTAGAGACCACCCAGCCCTCGACATCCGCCCCCATGGAAAAGCCTGGTATGATCCACGCATTCAGTGGCTTGCCCTGAATTAGAACCAGACCTGAATTCTCCACTAATGTGTAAGCCTTCTCCCAAGTCACCCCAAATTGCTTGGTAGGTATCAAATATATCTATTACTGGCATACTGATCCAAGTTATAAAAAGTGTattagagggaattccctgcctgtccagtggttaggactcagcactttcactgcaggggaacccagattcaatccctggtcagggaactaagatcctgcaagccacgcagtagcgtggcaaaaaaaaaaaaaaaaaaaagtgtattagaAACACCTACCATTACTCTGTGCATGCTCATCTGGCCAGGACACCTCCTGTTGAGGCAAGAGGAAATTCATGAATTGCAGGAAATTCACACAGTTAGGGTAAGGGCTGAAAATCTAGGCTtgattcagagaagaaaaaatacctGATCCCCAGCCATAGAAAAAGTCACTAGCAGGGAACAAGAAAAGAATCAACTTCGTCCTTCCAAACGGGAAGGTTCACAGAGACACAGCGGCAAAAGCATATGACACATACACAAAGATATttattcattgcaacattatttggAATAACTGAAGACTGGAAATAACCCTAATGTTGACCAACAGGGAGTGGTCGAAAGAACAACGGTTCATCACATAGTGTGGTAGAAGGCGGAAGACCATCTCCCCAGGAGATACTGTGACATGAAAGAAGTGATGTGAAGATTGGTATTTAGTGTGCTCCCTCTTTCATAAAAAAGGAGAGATACGAGTGGGTTTTTTCAATaggataaaacaaaaaactaataaaaatggtaaACTATGGGGGGAGGAGAAGCAAGGCAGGGATGCAATGCAGACTTCTCTGAGTGTACTCaatagtttttccttttagttttataagattaAATACAAAATTGAAGCACAGTTTAGGGCCCTTGTGTTTtctgcagccactccccatccactccactcccaccacccccagcccttaGCCTGCAGCTGAAAGCCCCAAAGGGAACATGACCACGACGTTTTGGGGAAGGACTGACTCTGCCACTGGCTGTGTGGTGGGAAGTACCAGGACATCTGTTTGACGTTACAGGCAAGTCACCCCCAAGTCACTGGGGGCGCCTCCCTGGTGGAGCCCACCAGGCTTCTGACTGCCGGAGGGCGAGCCAGACCGGAACTGCACTGCCTGACTCCCAAGCTGCCTGTGAGAAACAGAAGTCGTTTCTAAGGGGTGTGGCTCAGCCTTAATCTCTGAAGTGCTGCCGTTCCGGGCTCTGAGGGAACAAAGGCAAAGAAGTTTAGTTTCACTTTCCAGAAGACTTCCTGCCTTTCTTTTTGCAAGACACGTTTCCCTTTCTTCTGCACCCTAGAGTCCTCCTCAAGAGCATCCAAGGGCCAGGCAGGCTGTTTTCTGGGTTTGCACAGTTGGTTTTGAAAGCAGCTGAGTGAATTTTCTGGGATTAAGGGCATCACAGATACAGCAGTGGGCTCAGCCCAGGCATCTCCAGGCCCCAGGTTTCTTTGGTTTGTCTCTTCCCTTGTGCTGAAAAAATCAGCCAGAAAAATGACTGGGAATAAGCTTTAGGGTCTGTCTGGCTCTCTTTGTCTGAGAATGTTGCATCCCCTGTTGATACCTCCCAAGTAGCTGTGTCagagaggaatgaatgaatgacccatTGCCTGGCCACACTTGGTCTTCTTTCCAGTGTTTTCCAGAGGGGTCCAGTAAGGCCTTAAAGAATAGCTGTTGTTATGTCTCCTCGTTAGAGGGCATGCATGCCTTTAAGAAAAGGCTAGGACACACTAAGAAATATTGATTTGGTTTTTAAACAAATTAGAGGATGCTGCTTGGAAtgcagtttctttttgttttgttttgttttacaacctaactgtccatcgacagatgaatggacaaaaaaaTGGAGTATATATTTGTACAAAGGAATATCATTCAGccccaagaaagaaggaaatcctttgccatttgcaaaaacgtGGATGAACCTGGCAGATGTTAGGccaagtgaaataatccagacacagaaagaaaaaaatgtatgctctcacttacatgtggaatctaaactagtTGAACTCACAGGGTAGAATGGGGTTGTCAGAGGTttggtggggtggaggggtgcaGGTGAAAAAgtggggagatattggtcaaagcgTACAAAGCTTAGGTATAcgggatgaataagttctggggatctaatgtacaacatggtgactgtagttaacatagtGTATTGTATACTTGACACTTGCTAAGAGGGtggatctttttttgttttttaacttctttattggagtgaAATACAgttttgataaaagaaattttcacatattgaggaaCAGGGAAGTCATCCTGGCTTATCcatgagttaacttgaattttatgctaactacAACAGCCCGTTTGTGGCCCATCAAGCATAcactgtacatctgctttaattattaaagaaaagggtgCACTGACCAGAAGTAAAAAATGCCCAtagttataaagattaaatgcttCCCTTCCTGGGACACCAATGCTGGTCCTCCTTTGATGATAAGACCATACCGACTTAGGTGCCAAGGCCATACCGACTTGCTGTGTACGTGCTGatctctttttgcttttgtttttgaaacCTTGAAGGAAGGTTTCTCCGACTTTTTTGATGTTCTTTGCTCTGACAAGAcataaaactgctgaaaaccatgtttctctggaacagttcctcagagttatctgagaaaCTGTCTTCCAGGCTATAGTCTCAGTTTGGATCAAATAAAACCCTTTTCTATTCCTGTTGTAGactgtttattgatttgtttttgttgttgtcaatAGTTTCTTCTCATTAAATGCAATTGTTGGCAGTACTCTTTTATATAAGAAAACCTTTCAGGTACATATGAAACATGAGATAATTTAACAAGTTTTAGTTTATCTGTCACTTCATGGAGAGACTCGTGGCCTAGATAACTTTTAAGACACCTTTCAACGCTGAGAACCTATAAGCATGTGTGTAACGTGAGGTTCTGTCCTCCAAAGCCTCCTGCACTCCCAGCACCACCACGGCTATTCTCCGTCTTCATCTGGCCATGACCAGAATCacccaacagcaacaaaacagcAGCACTTCAGAGGTTAAGGCTGAGCCACACGCCTTAGAAACTACTCAGGTTCTAGGAGGCAAAAGGGaaactcctgtgtgtgtgtgtgcgcgcacgtgtgcatgtgtgcgtgcgcgtgtgtgtgtgtgcgcgcgcgtatGTGTGTTTTCCACTTGCAAATCAGTCTCTGAGCACAAAACCAGGTAAAAATGTGGGCAAGGGACGGAATTAAGCTGAGTAGGCAAAACAACTtttgagggagaaaagagaactccTGCTTACAGTAAAATGCTGAGTGGTAACAAATGTGGAGAGAATACTGGAGTTTGAAAATCATTGCTTTTCAATCAtgcaagaatcatcaatggatgctcAATCTAAGGTGACATTTTAACTCAtttcaagggaaaaaatagtAACTTCATAAAATTAACTATATAGTGAAGAAATCAGGCAACATCTGGACcaaataatcaaaatgtaaatCATGAATAGGGAGTCAATGAACACCACATGCCTGCAGATGGGATGCCCTGAGAAAGATATGGCATCATTGATGTAATATTCTGGTCAGAATATACAgcttgaatctaatcatgaggtaacaccactcacacacacacacgcacacacacacacacacacacacgcacacacaaagaggaaaattctatttttttaataaaaggtggtggtggtggtgactaTAGTCTTCAAAAGTGTCCATGtcataaaagaggaagaaagttgTGGAGATGAAAAGAtttaaggagactaaagagacatgacaactaaatgcaatatatGATCCTAGACTGAATTATGTACTGGAGGGAAAAAAGCTATAAAACCTGTAAAAGTTATTATTGGGTTAATAGATAAAATTGAAATATGGACCACTGACTTGGTGaaacttttatataatttaatttaactgTACTATAATCTGTAAAACAATATccttattattatgaaatatacactgaagtatttaggggtaaagagCCATAATGTATGCAACTTACTCTTAAAAAGTTCAGAAAAAATTATGTGTGTGCGTATACAAATAAAGAGAGAGCAcacaaatgataaagcaaatgggaCAAAAGAGACAACAGGTAGGTGAATCTGGGCAAACAAATTTTgtattattcacatttttttcaacttttctataagaTTAAACAtacttccaaattttaaaataataattataactgtAAATATATGACACCATGAAAATAGTAAAGAAGctatgaaagaattttttaagaattaaaaaataaaacttccaaggtgggagggagacgcaagagggagggtatatggagatatatgtatacatatagctgattcactctgttgtatagcagaaactagcacaacattgtaaagcaattatactccaataaagatgtttaaaaaataaataaaaataaaaaacttccaaaacagcccaattaaaaaatgggcgaaggacttgaataaacatttctccaaagatatacaaatagccaacaagcacatgaaaagatcaacatcactaatcattagggaaatgtaagtcaaaactacaatgaaataccacctcacaGCCATTAGGTTGGCTACTatcaaaaatcaagaaaataacaaatgttagcaagGGTGTAGAGAACCCTTGTGCCTTGTTTGTGAAAATGCAAAATGATgcaggaaaacagtatggtggtttctcaaaaaatgaaatatagggaattccctggcagtccagtggttaggactcagcactttcactgcccaggCCCAGGTTgaaaccctggtcggggaactaagatccctcaagctccgaggcactgccaaaaaaaaaaaaaaaaaagaaaaaagaaaagaaatatagaatgatatatgatccagcaattccacttctgggtaccccaaaagaattgaaagcagagtctcaaagagatatttgtacacccatgttcataagcagtattattcacaatagggaAAAGGTAGAAGTTATTCAAGTGtccatccatggatgaatggataaacaaggtgtggtatatacacacactggaatattactgagccttaaaaatgaagaaaagtctgacatggatgaaccttgaggacattatgctaagtgaaataagccagtcacaaaaagacaaatactgtatgcttccacttatatgaggtacccagaatggtcaaattcatagacagGAACTAGAATGGTGtgtgccaggggctggtgggagggggaatggggagttagtgtttaacggATATAGTTTCAGTTTTCAAGATGAAATGAGTTCTGGAAATTGTTTACACAacaatgtgactgtacttaacaatactaaactgtacacttaaaaatggctaacatggtacattttatgttatttgtattttacaacaacttaaaaaaatattttttgtatggttaagatggtcaattttatgttatgtgtattttaccacaattagaaaacaaaaccaaaaacaaaaaattccaggGACAACCTAACTTCATTGATGCTGACAGACG
Encoded proteins:
- the CASP10 gene encoding caspase-10 isoform X2, with product MTSQGQSLNSTLDDNCQGNFRGTLLTIDSYLGDQDVERLKFLCRDSIAPKNLEKCGSALDIFEYLLAEERLSEEDPFFLAELLYTIKQKVLLRHLHCTKEQVENRLPFRRKVSLFRNLLYELSEDISSENLKSMIFLLRESVPKVQMEVSWPDEHAQSNGDRATPVSVEMLGASVDTLTSETSTKETAVYRMDRKHRGYCVVVNNHSFTSLSERPGTNKDAECLRRVFQWLGFSVHIYVNVTKDHLEQVLQYFQTHPGHADGDCFVFCVLTHGKFGAVYSSDGNLIPIRQIMSHFTAQQCPALAHKPKLFFIQACQGEEIQPSVSIEADAVNPEHVPPSLQDSVPVEADFLLGLATVPGYVSFRHVEEGSWYIQSLYNHLKDLVPRREDILSILTAVNDDVSRQADRHGTKKQMPQPAFTLRKKVVFPVPQEELLL